The Arachis hypogaea cultivar Tifrunner chromosome 14, arahy.Tifrunner.gnm2.J5K5, whole genome shotgun sequence DNA window CTGGGCTTTTTCCTCCGCGACTAGAATGATAGCGACAACCTGGCTCTTCACGCGTGGCAGTCCGGTGATGGCTCTACGAGACGGCGGTGACGCGGCTGGGAAGCGGCAGCTGTGCAGTTCCCCCTCCCTTCCCTTCTTCCTCTACCCGTTTTCCTTCTAaccctttcccttttttttttgttttgttcttaTTGCAGCGTTGCTGCTGCTGGGGTTTGGGGGAGGGTTTTCGGTGGCTGCTAGGGTTATGATTTCAAGACATGAAAATCAGATGTTGCTAAACTTATCCGATGGTAAATTTGGCACCAAGCACTATGTATTTTGCTCTATGTTACCGTCGAAAAAATCTGATGGTAAATCTCATTgtacatttttctttttaattaaattggttgATCTTTATCGTTGGATAATTTTGACCGATTGATTTCTTGCTCATCCACTTTTTCGTGTTCCATCCACATCTAATACCCATTCTTAAACTCATTACGGTAGAGTTAAAGTGTTATATCCGAAAGTcctaaccatttaatctgccaaAACTTATACCACAGACACCTAGATACACCTTGAGACCTAAACGGTTCCATATTAAAGACATACATAACAAAATCATCAATCCCTGCAAAGAACTTAGATTTTAACCCCCTCTTCCGTCCATCGTTATCCCTATCATACATTTATAGATGATGACTTGGAATTATTTTGTCACAAACACCCTTGAATTCAACCAACAATacaacttattaaaatttttaaaaaatttggtagAATTTCTtctataattagaatttttcatcAAATCCAacttttattttttcacaaatcaaatatgttttaaacaatttaaacgaAAATTTGATAGAACTTCTCATTAATTCAGAGAAATTCACCAAATAAATTTATCACTTTTCACAGATGAAACAGTTGTAagaataatatattaaaagaaatagCATTCAATAAAACATAGAAATCCTAGCCGTTCTAGTGCGTAATTCCTTATTACTCCACAATTTTTGGCATACAAAGATTTCGAGAACAAAGGCATTATTACGCAAACTTCTCCCACTTCTGTCCTAAAACTCTATTATAGAAAAAGTAAGTTTAGCATAAAACATAAATAACATAGCATGTTTACAGATATAAAACTAACCTTAGTACTACACGAACAACCTATGATTAAAGttataaaactttaaaaaaatcctaaaataaaaataaagttagtaaaatttaaaaactaataatcaaAACTTAAAAATCTAACCTGAAAATTTAATAAAGGAagtgaaatataaaaattaataaccctAATGTCTATTTActttcatcaaaattaaacatgaaaaaattgtaattgatcttatgttttaaactaaaaactaattagaaATATTATATTACTTTACAATAGAATATAACAAACAATGTTATTCTTTTTCTATTCATGTTATtaacaagaaaaatcaacaacTTATAATTTAGTAATCATCATTCTAATTACATATTTTCtaacacataataaattaaaattatataaattagaatttaagGTTTAACTACTCTAAATTTCTTAGTGAGTAAGTTACCTACTGACAGTGATGGCGCAAAAAGCTTCTCCGACGTGGTGGTGGCAACATGTAcggtgtaacaccctatcacacagAACCTTACGgttaagtcgtaaagcagaggcggcaaggtattacaacctctaaaagaaAAGGATATGTACATAAATATAGTTGGATGAAATCGTAtttaggagccttgaaggataagCTAAACAAAATCGATAAACAGAAAATCGTGTCACACTCGCATGGATATTCGTAAAATGGACAGGTAAAATCGAAAGAAAGctgaaaatatttatatatatctgaTATGGTCACCATTAATACAAATCATAACCGACCATCATCATAACTCGTCTTTACCGTTATTATTCGGCCCTTATGAATTATAACTCGGCAAAATTAATGACATTATAACTGACGTCTCAAACGGTATGAATAAAGTCGGTTACAAAACCAATTATCAAGAACGGTCAAATAATCATCCAGAATATAACGGAcgattaaatatctataaaagcaAGGTAAAGTATCTTTTCTCCACCACTCTGAATTAACACGATAactgacttaagcattggagtgtctttgcaggtacactccaccCCTTTTGTATTACTCACACCCTCACATCTACAAGGAAAAAGGAGAATTCGGACTTTGAGGAGTGGACGTCCGATCTTGCAGCATATAGCTCGGCTGACCTTGAGGAGTTGGAGCCGACCTATTTCCCAGGCAAGatcaattggcgcccaccgtggggccgaggaagtcatatttttttcttttggtctcATCATTTCCATCTACATCCATGGCTAACGTACCGCCTCCATCACTGTCCGAACTCATGCGAATGGTAGCTGAGCTACAACAAGCTAATCAGCGGATGGCTAACGAGAACCAAATAATGGCTGCTCAAATTGCCGAACTAAATCATGCTCGGATTGAACACAATGATGCTCATCGCCAACAGGCGGAGGACGAGGAACATCAATCCCAACCGACCCATGTTTCAGAAACCGCTCAACATGAAGAGCAGCAGCAGGAAGACACGAAAGAAGAATCCGAGGACCTTGTAGGCCCTTTCACAGAAGAAGTAATGAATTTCGAACTGCCGAAGAGGTTCACTCTGCCGTTGACCCTCACACCTTACGATGGACTCGGAGACCCAAGGAAGTTCATAAAGAAATTCCGATCAATAATGATCGTCAATGGTGCATCAGATACAgttttatgtcgttgttttccgaattatttagacggtcctgcacttgattggttgtgTGCTTTGCCTGCAGGTTCCATTTCGCGCTTTTATCAGCTGGCGAAGTTATTCGAAGAACATTTCGCCGGATCTGCAATATACTTGCACGATTCCGATTACCTGAACACCATCAAGCAAGGAACGAACGAAAGCCTAAAGGACTACATGACTCGCTTTACCAAGGTCGCAATCAACATACCAGATCTCCATCCCGAAGTCCATCTACACGCAATTAAAAGCGGCCTCCGACCTGGAAAATTCCAGGAAACAATCGCAGTAGCAAAACCGAAGACCCTAGCAGAATTTCGGGAGAAAGCAAAAGGACAAATTGACATCGAGGAGCTCAGACAAGCTCGGAAATCTGACAAGTCACACTTCCGCGAAGAAGATAAGAGTTCAACCATTAAGAAAAGTTTTAAACTAACACCCAGATTTGATTCTTATACGCAGTTCAACACCAAGAGGGAGGACATAATCAAGGAGATCTTGAACTCCAAACTAATTAAGCCACCAAGAAAGGCCGGCACATACCAGGATGCAAAGCACGTGGACAAATCAAAATACTGCGCTTTCCACCAAAAACACGGCCACAACACTGATGATTGTGTGGTCGCCAAAGACCTCTTAGAACGACTAGCAAGACAAGGACACCTAGACAAATACATTAGTGGTCACATCCAAAAGCGCAGCCACAGTTCCACAACAAACGACCTCTCTGAACAAAACCGAGGAAAAGAGAAGGCAGCTTCAAACCAATATGAAAGGCCACGAGGTATAATCAATTGTATTTCAGGAGGATACGCAAGTGGGGGATACTCAAACTCGGCAAGAAAAAGGTCGTTCCGAGCAATATGCTCGGTAGAAGGACCAAAGCAAGATGTAGCAATCAATAACCCACAACCAGAGGTCACTTTCACACAGGCCGACCTTAACTCTAACATACAAAATCTGGATGACCCCGTGGTAATCACACTCCAGCTGGGAGACCTATTAGTGAAAAAAGTCCTCTTGGATCCTGGGAGCAGTGCCGACGTTCTGTTTTACTCCACATTTCAAAAGATGAAGCTCAGCGACAACGTGCTGCAGACCGCAGGAGGCGACTTGGTCGGCTTCTCAGGAGAACGAGTTCCAATACTCGGATCAGTGTGGTTACAGACCACACTGGGTGAGCAACCCTTTTCAAAAACTAATGATATTCAATATTTAGTAGTGGATTGTTTCAGCCCATATAACCTTATTCTTGGCCGACCTTTTTTGAATAAATTCGGCGCCATTGTATCTACAGTTCATCTCTGTGTAAAGTTTCCAGTGCAGGGCGATCAGGTCGCAACAATCCATGGAGACCATAAGGAGGCGCGACAGTGTTACAACATCAGTCTAAAATTCCAAAACCGTGCAACACAACAAGTCAACAATGTCGACCTCAACCAGAAGGAAGGCGTACTGGCCGACCTCGACCCAAGAGCCGATTTCCTCGAGCGCCCGAAACCATTCGACGACTTACAAAAAGTATATTTCAACAATGACCTTAACAAATTTACATATGTAGGTACATCAATCAACACGGCTGAGTTACAGGCCATAACATCCTTCCTACAAGAAAACGCCGAGCTTTTTGCTTGGAAACCTGCTGACATGCCCGGCATTGACCCACAAGTCATCAGTCATAAACTAGCAATAAACTCCTCAGTCCGACCAATCCAACAGAGGAAACGAAAACTCGGCGAAGAAAAAAGGAAAGCATCACTGGAGGAAACACAAAAGCTCATCAACGCCGAATTTATCAAAGAAATCAGATTCACTACCTGGCTAGCcaatgtggtaatggtaaggaaacaaaacggtaagtggcgcatgtgcgtcgatttcACTGATTTAAACAAAGTATGTCCAAAGGATTCTTACCCTCTACCGTCCATAGACTCTTTAGTAGACAACGCATCGGGCTACGctactttaagttttatggacgCGTATTCAGGGTATAATCAAATACTCATGCACCCCTCCGACCAAGATAAAACGGCTTTCATCACTGATTTCGGCAATTATTGTTATAAagttatgccatttggattaaagaaCGCAGGTGCAACTTACCAACGTCTTATGGATAAAGTGTTCGCCAAACAAATCGGCAGGAATATCGAAGTTTATGTCGACGACATGGTCGCCAAGACGAAAACCGGAGATAACCACATCACAGACCTAACAGAAATATTCGGCCAAATCCGCAGATACAACATGCGCCTCAACCCCGAGAAATGTGCCTTCGCCGTCCAAGGGGgtaagttcttaggcttcatgctgacgtGCAGGGGAATAGAGGCAAACCCAGACAAATGCCGAGCAGTGCTAGACATGGCCAACCCCAAAACAGTAAAAGAAGTTCAGCGCCTCACAGGACGCCTTGCCGCACTTTCCAGATTTGTTCCCTGTTTAGCTTCAACTTCTGTTCCCTTTTtccaaacaataaaaaagaaaagtaaattcgaGTGGAACGACGATTGTGAGAGggccttttcaaaattaaaaacaacactCTCACAACCACCGATCCTACAAAAACCCCTACAAGGGGAggatttatttctatatttatcgGTAACTGATTGGGCGATAAGCTCAGCCCTTGTTACAGAAAGAAGCAAAGTTCAGCATCCAGTGTATTTTGTTAGCAAAACTCTACAGCATGCTGAACTTAATTATCCAAGGATCGAAAAGCTCGCGTTGGCACTCATATTCTCGGCGCGACGTTTACGACCTTATTTCCAGAGCCACGTTATCCATGTCAGAACAGATCACCCACTAAGACAAGTGCTGTACAAACCAGAAGTTGCAGGACGACTAATTAAATGGGCAGTCGAACTGTCTGAATTCGACATCAGATACCAATCCAGAGGACCAATCAAGTCACAATTCCTGGCAGATTTTATTGCCGAACTTACCATACCATCTGAAGAAGATCATGCAAAACAATGGATTTTATTTGTCGACGGCTCCTCAAATCAAGAAGGCTGTGGTGCAGGAATTCGTCTTGAAGCCGACGACGGATTCATATTGGAACACTCAATACACTTAGCCTTCAAAGCAAGCAACAACCAATCCGAGTATGAAGCACTACTCGCCGGACTCAGACTTTGCTCAGATCTTCAAATATCGACGATCAAGGTATATTGTGACTCTTTGTTAGTCGTACAGCAGGTAAATGACCTCTTCCAGGTAAAAGACCCTCTACTTTCTAAATACCTGCTACTAGTAAAGAAACTTTCAAAGAAATTTATCAAATTTGAAATAGAACATATTCCTCGAGAACAAAACCAGAGAGCAGATCTCTTATCTAAGCTCGGCAGTACTCAGTCTATGCTTACCACACTACACCAGTTCACAATAACATCACCCACTGTTACTCTGATAAACGTATTAAGTGTTTCACAGGAAACAGATTGGAGGACGGACTTTATACACTATTTAGAAACAGGTGTTGTGCCAGAAGGGGTCGAAAACAGTAAAAAATTTCGGCGGCAAGCATCCTTCTTCACAATCCTAAATGGAGAACTGTATCGACGAGGTTATACCCGGCCACTACTCAAATGTCTCAACAAGTCCGATGCAGAAACAGCTTTAGCCGAGGCACACGAGGGAATCTGCGGGACACACACAGGAGCTCGGAGCCTAGCATCAAAGGTCCTCCGGGCTGGGTTTTTCTGGCCGACTTTAACACACGACAGCAAACAGAAAATCAGGACATGCAACAATTGCCAAAGACATGCACCCCTGATACACATACCTGCCGAACAGTTACATCACGCAGACATCAGTTGGCCATTCAACCAATGGGGTCTAGATATACTCGGGCCGTTCCCTACGGCACCGGGCCAGGTAAAATATCTTATTGTCGGAATTGATTATttctccaaatgggtggaggcccaacctttagcaagaatAACATCACAACAAACAATCACATTTGTTTGGAAGCACATTATTTTCCGTTTCGGCATACCCCAGCATATTACAACTGACAATGGTCGCCAGTTTGCCGATCAAAAATTTCAAGCTTTTTTGCAGAATCTAAAAATAAAACAACACTTCGCCTCTGTGGAACATCCCCAAACGAACGGCCAAGCTGAAGCCGCAAACAAAGTCATCCTACATGCACTAAAGAAGAAACTAGACGAGGCCAAAGGACTCTGGGCCGAATTAATACCTGAAGTACTTTGGGGATACAACACCACCCCACAAACATCAACAAAGGAGACACCATTCAGATTGGTATATGGCTCAGAGGCCATGATACCCCTGGAGATCTCCCAGAACTCTATCCGAACTTACATAAAAAATCAGGACGAGACTCGGAAATCCGAGCTCGACGTGATCGAAGAAATAAGAGACATAGCCACATTGAGGCAACGCGCAGCACAGCAAGCCATAGCTCGACAATACAACAAAGCGGTGAGAAACAGAAACTTCGTCACAGGAGATCTAGTTCTCCGCAAAACCAAAACTGCTCGGAAACCACCAACACATGGAAAGCTCGCAGCCAATTGGGATGGTCCATACCGAGTATCCCAAGCACTCGGCCAAGGAGCATACAAATTAGAAACACTAGATGGTAACCTCTTACCTGGTACATGGAATGTATCCTCCTTAAAgaaattttatagttaaaaagacagggacaggcttgtactctttttcctactaccaagattttatcccaaagggttttgcttggagaggttttaacgaggctagcctacctgcacctttgtaTGAAACAATTCCGAATATACAAGGGACGAACAAATGTCCTATCCTTTCTATCAAATCGATCTTATCAAACTATCAATCCAGCTCGGACAAATACCAATACTCGTCCAAGCTCCAAATGGCAATTATCAAATTAAACGCCAATAAACTCGGAAATATATCCGAACAAAGCAAACAGCTTTTTACAAAAAGCACCAAATTTTCAAACAAGTCaattttaaaaggctcaaaaacAGGAGCCATACTATTATCCGCTTACAAAAAACAGTCAGATTACAAGAACAAAAAACAAATTCACAAAGGTCTTTTCATAACAACCTAAACATTATCGGCCCCATCTTCCGCATCCCCATCATCCTCAATCAACTGACCATCTCGAACTATCTTCCCAGGGTCCATGCCAGAAAGATCGGCATCCGGAACCAAAAACTTCACCTGCAACCTTGCCCTCTCAAAGCCTTCAACAAACGAGTCCAAAATCTCATCCACCTTTTTCTTCTCCATATCCTTAAACTGAGCAGTCACCTCAATCAACCGACTTTGCACGTTCACCAGATcgctttccttcttcttcaaatCCTCAACATCCTTAGCATAACTTTCCTTAGTCTCCTTCAGCAACTTCTCGGTCTCAGTCAAACGAGCTTGAAGCTCAGCAGCAAGATTCTTACACTTAATCAACTCTTCCTTCAAAACAGATACCTCACCTTTCTCAGCAGCCACTCCTTTATGTTTCAATTCCTGACTTCGACCCAGACTTGCAAGGCGCAACCCAACAACCTGGAGGGCAAAATAAACTCAtaagaaaacaaaaggaaaaataaggaaaacatcAATAACTTGTTACCTGCATATATTGCCCAACAGCCACATCCCCGACCTCCTTGGCAAGAGTTACATCGGCCGACGATTGGCAATACTCATCCACAACAGCCATGTAAGGATATTCCTTTCCCCACACCGAAAACGCCTCACTTTCCTCAGAAATCTCGTGCAGCCTTTTTTGATTCCCCATAAAAGCCTGTAACTCTTCAAGAGGAACCCCAAACTCTTTCTCATCAGAATCATCTGATAATTCCACAAGCTCggacttcttccttttcttcgcgATAACTTTCCTCCGCCCTTGTCGAGGCTGCGAAACCTCGCCAGTACCAACAACCTTCTCAGCATTTGATGACGACACCTCTTTCTccaaatttttattcttaaaccGCGTCCTTAGTGATGCAGCAGAAACGCCAGGATACTTCCCACCTGAAGAAAACATACCATATTAGAATTTTTCAACAAGAAACTCAAACATTAACACAAACCCTAGAAACTCACCTAGATACTCTACAACAGCAACCCTATCCTCTTCCCACTTCAGCAACTCATACATCGATATCAAATTTTTTCGATCAACATTCTCCACCAAAAATTCTATCAGACACTCATTCCTCGGCGATATAACCTCCGGGCCGAGTATATTTTGCGGCTCCGAGCACCAAAAGAGGGGAAATTTCTCAGCAAGGTTCTCATCAATAAAAAACGGAAAATCCTCTTCTGAACTCTTAACTTTAAAATACATCTCCTTGAAGTCTTTAAAAGAAGATTTGTACAGTTTAAAAATCCCAAATCCCGGAGTGCTATTGAAATTTACCCAACCTCCTTTCCAAACACCTTTAGcttgaaataaggaaaagaacaaATCCACAGACGGCACTTCctccagaaactccatcaaaaccTCAAAAGATCGAAGGAAAGCCCATCCATTTGGATGAAGCTGTGAGGGAGCACAGTTGAGCTGCTTAAGAACTTGACACTCAAACTCCGTAAAAGGAAGCCTAACCCGCAACTCTTCAAGTACACAGCTATACATGTAAAAGAACCCAAACCCCCACTCTCGGTGATAAACCCTATCATCCACACTACATGGTAACAACTCCACCTTGACTCCGGAACCTACCCTCACTAttttattcacatccacctccctCACCGCCGCTTCATCAGAAAAAAGTGAAACCCGTGATTTAACATCTTCCCCTACCCAATCATACGACCAATCCACCTTATCCTTCTTCTCTTTCCCAAACCCCATTAGATCAAAAAGCAGTAGAAGAAGAAACGAAAAAAGGCAAAACACAGGAGAAAGCACAGAAATGGAtcagaaatagaaaaagagactCATACCTCTCTTACTCATTCTTCAAAAGAAAGCAAGCATATAACAAGCAGCCAACAAAACACCCAGGAAAATCTGAGGAGATTCGAAGAATTAAAGGAACAAAACGTTTCCAAATAATCACCCCCCCCCACTCCCAAAGCCACATCAAACAGTGAGCCAAACATTGGGAAACCGCAAAAATTAAATGCAACCATTATTCCTTCTCTTTCATCAGGAAATAACGGACACGACTCCCCACGTACCCACATTTCAAACCACTAAAACCATCTTTTAATGAAGTAAGTTGATCTGGGGGCTCATCCACTAACCCACACaagccgagttataactcatcaaAAAgtaaagctcaacctgcttcattaaaatcctcctcaggctaagcttgggggctgtgatatggTCACCATTAATACAAATCATAACCGACCATCATCATAACTCGTCTTTACCGTTATTATTCGGCCCTTATGAATTATAACTCGGCAAAATTAATGACATTATAACTGACGTCTCAAACGGTATGAATAAAGTCGGTTACAAAACCAATTATCAAGAACGGTCAAATAATCATCCAGAATATAACGGAcgattaaatatctataaaagcaAGGTAAAGTATCTTTTCTCCACCACTCTGAATTAACACGATAactgacttaagcattggagtgtctttgcaggtacactccaccCCTTTTGTATTACTCACACCCTCACATCTACAAGGAAAAAGGAGAATTCGGACTTTGAGGAGTGGACGTCCGATCTTGCAGCGTATAGCTCGGCTGACCTTGAGGAGTTGGAGCCGACCTATTTCCCAGGCAAGATCAATATCAAAGTTCCAAAACTCAAAtagcaagctccagactcgacctgcgaagctaaggcctgccatatatatatatatacaaccccaAACAAAACTCAAACTACAAAATAAACACATGTATCTCCAAgtcgacctctaggagggacaaaacacaaaatatacatgcagagattctataaacatatatacatagcctaaaacaaaatatgacaGTCCAAAAGGTAGTTCTTCGCTTGTAAGGAGGGTCTCCAGATGCTCAACgaggtgtctctcgacctgcatctgaaaacaacaaaatatatatagaatgagaaccggaggttctcagtatggtaaaggtgcccgcatagttaatataaaaggtcccggGAGAGCCAGAGaattcctagaacttcgacactcagatttcagcttaaggattcaactaaaccagaaattaggtaagttatctaaggtattcaCGTTCTAAATCTAAATTTAACTTAACACTTCACTTTCTCACTCCTCTAATCCTCCAAGACACTGGTGGAACCCTTCCCCCCTTACACCTCCGTCAAGAGGGATTTCTCAGAAAatatacacatacaattcaagcaaaGAAAACGCagatagagaagcatttacagc harbors:
- the LOC140178727 gene encoding uncharacterized protein, which gives rise to MANVPPPSLSELMRMVAELQQANQRMANENQIMAAQIAELNHARIEHNDAHRQQAEDEEHQSQPTHVSETAQHEEQQQEDTKEESEDLVGPFTEEVMNFELPKRFTLPLTLTPYDGLGDPRKFIKKFRSIMIVNGSISRFYQLAKLFEEHFAGSAIYLHDSDYLNTIKQGTNESLKDYMTRFTKVAINIPDLHPEVHLHAIKSGLRPGKFQETIAVAKPKTLAEFREKAKGQIDIEELRQARKSDKSHFREEDKSSTIKKSFKLTPRFDSYTQFNTKREDIIKEILNSKLIKPPRKAGTYQDAKHVDKSKYCAFHQKHGHNTDDCVVAKDLLERLARQGHLDKYISGHIQKRSHSSTTNDLSEQNRGKEKAASNQYERPRGIINCISGGYASGGYSNSARKRSFRAICSVEGPKQDVAINNPQPEVTFTQADLNSNIQNLDDPVVITLQLGDLLVKKVLLDPGSSADVLFYSTFQKMKLSDNVLQTAGGDLVGFSGERVPILGSVWLQTTLGEQPFSKTNDIQYLVVDCFSPYNLILGRPFLNKFGAIVSTVHLCVKFPVQGDQVATIHGDHKEARQCYNISLKFQNRATQQVNNVDLNQKEGVLADLDPRADFLERPKPFDDLQKVYFNNDLNKFTYVGTSINTAELQAITSFLQENAELFAWKPADMPGIDPQVISHKLAINSSVRPIQQRKRKLGEEKRKASLEETQKLINAEFIKEIRFTTWLANVVMNAGATYQRLMDKVFAKQIGRNIEVYVDDMVAKTKTGDNHITDLTEIFGQIRRYNMRLNPEKCAFAVQGGKFLGFMLTCRGIEANPDKCRAVLDMANPKTVKEVQRLTGRLAALSRFVPCLASTSVPFFQTIKKKSKFEWNDDCERAFSKLKTTLSQPPILQKPLQGEDLFLYLSVTDWAISSALVTERSKVQHPVYFVSKTLQHAELNYPRIEKLALALIFSARRLRPYFQSHVIHVRTDHPLRQVLYKPEVAGRLIKWAVELSEFDIRYQSRGPIKSQFLADFIAELTIPSEEDHAKQWILFVDGSSNQEGCGAGIRLEADDGFILEHSIHLAFKASNNQSEYEALLAGLRLCSDLQISTIKVYCDSLLVVQQVNDLFQVKDPLLSKYLLLVKKLSKKFIKFEIEHIPREQNQRADLLSKLGSTQSMLTTLHQFTITSPTVTLINVLSVSQETDWRTDFIHYLETGVVPEGVENSKKFRRQASFFTILNGELYRRGYTRPLLKCLNKSDAETALAEAHEGICGTHTGARSLASKVLRAGFFWPTLTHDSKQKIRTCNNCQRHAPLIHIPAEQLHHADISWPFNQWGLDILGPFPTAPGQVKYLIVGIDYFSKWVEAQPLARITSQQTITFVWKHIIFRFGIPQHITTDNGRQFADQKFQAFLQNLKIKQHFASVEHPQTNGQAEAANKVILHALKKKLDEAKGLWAELIPEVLWGYNTTPQTSTKETPFRLVYGSEAMIPLEISQNSIRTYIKNQDETRKSELDVIEEIRDIATLRQRAAQQAIARQYNKAVRNRNFVTGDLVLRKTKTARKPPTHGKLAANWDGPYRVSQALGQGAYKLETLDGNLLPGTWNVSSLKKFYS